The Pithys albifrons albifrons isolate INPA30051 chromosome 13, PitAlb_v1, whole genome shotgun sequence genome has a segment encoding these proteins:
- the ZFAND6 gene encoding AN1-type zinc finger protein 6 isoform X2: MFIEEGKMAQETNRSQVPMLCSTGCGFYGNPRTNGMCSVCYKEHLQRQNSNGRISPPASVSSITESLPVQCTEGSAQETQSTLDSTSTPSMQPSPVSSQSLLTESVASSQPDSTPVDKTVPETEELQASVSENAEPTPEEQDKSLDKPKQKKNRCFMCRKKVGLTGFECRCGNVYCGMHRYSDVHSCSYNYKADAAEKIRKENPVVVGEKIQKI, translated from the exons GTTTATAGAAGAAGGGAAAATGGCTCAAGAAACGAACCGTAGCCAAGTGCCTATGCTTTGTTCCACTGGCTGTGGATTTTACGGGAATCCTCGTACAAATGGCATGTGTTCAGTGTGCTACAAAGAACATCTTCAAAGGCAGAACAGTAATGGTAGAATTAGCCCTCCTG cttctgtCAGTAGTATAACTGAGTCCCTACCGGTCCAGTGCACAGAAGGCAGTGCCCAGGAAACTCAGTCCACTTTAGATTCTACATCGACTCCATCTATGCAGCCAAG ccctgtgtcaaGTCAGTCACTTTTAACAGAATCTGTAGCATCATCCCAACCGGATAGTACGCCTGTGGACAAAACAGTACCTGAGACAGAAGAGTTGCAAG CTTCGGTGTCAGAGAATGCAGAGCCTACACCTGAAGAACAGGACAAGTCACTtgacaaaccaaaacagaaaaagaatcgTTGTTTCATGTGCAGGAAGAAGGTTGGACTTACTG GGTTTGAATGTCGGTGTGGAAACGTTTACTGTGGTATGCACCGTTACTCAGATGTACACAGTTGCTCTTACAATTACAAAGCTGATGCTGCTGAGAAGATCAGAAAAGAGAATCCTGTAGTTGTTGGGGAAAAGATTCAGAAGATCTGA
- the FAH gene encoding fumarylacetoacetase: MLFCLGLQHLERIFLLGRRVAPGRWRLSSVSRDCSGFSMSFIQVDKDSDFPLQNLPYGVFSTKEEPRHRLGVAIGDQILDLSVIKHLFNGPALAKHQHVFDQPTLNAFMGLGRPAWMEARALLQRLLSAGEPTLRDNTELRRRAFVPQASATMHLPAHIGDYTDFYSSRQHATNVGIMFRGKENALMPNWLHLPVGYHGRASSVVVSGTPIRRPVGQMKPDNDKPPVFGACKRLDIELEMAFFVGPGNKYGEPIPISRAQEHIFGMVLMNDWSARDIQKWEYVPLGPFLSKSLGTTISPWVVTMEALMPFVLPNPVQDPKPLPYLQDKEPYTFDIKLFVAIKGEGMSTPTTICRSNFMHMYWTMKQQLAHHSINGCNLRPGDLLASGTISGPEPESFGSMLELSWNGTKEIPLGSGQSRKFLQDGDEIILTGYCQGNGFRVGFGQCSGKILPALSIP, translated from the exons ATGCTTTTCTGCCTTGGGTTGCAACACCTGGAGAGGATCTTCCTCCTCGGAAGGCGTGTAGCACCTGGGAGGTGGAGGCTGTCATCTGTGAGCAGGGACTGCTCAGGGTTCAGCATGTCTTTTATCCAGGTAGATAAGGACTCGGATTTTCCTCTTCAAAATCTCCCCTATGGAGTTTTCTCCACAAAGGAGGAG cctCGGCACCGGCTTGGGGTAGCGATTGGAGACCAGATTTTGGATCTCAGCGTCATTAAACATCTTTTCAATGGACCAGCTCTTGCCAAACATCAGCATGTCTTTGACCAG CCCACCCTGAATGCCTTCATGGGGCTGGGCCGCCCGGCGTGGATGGAGGCGAGGGCTTTACTGCAGAGGCTGCTGTCAGCTGGAGAGCCCACCCTGAGGGACAACACGGAGCTGCGGAGAAG agcaTTTGTACCTCAAGCTTCTGCAACGATGCACCTGCCCGCCCACATTG GAGATTACACTGACTTCTATTCTTCACGCCAACATGCCACAAACGTTGGGATCATGTTCAGGGGGAAGGAGAATGCTCTGATGCCGAACTG GCTGCACTTACCTGTTGGTTATCACGGCCGGGCATCGTCTGTTGTGGTGTCTGGGACGCCCATTCGGAGACCTGTGGGACAAATGAAACCTGACAATG ATAAACCTCCAGTATTTGGTGCTTGTAAACGTCTGGATATCGAGTTAGAAATG GCATTTTTTGTAGGTCCTGGAAACAAGTATGGGGAGCCAATTCCTAtcagcagagcccaggagcACATCTTTGGGATGGTCCTTATGAACGACTGGAGTG CCCGTGACATCCAGAAATGGGAATACGTTCCTCTGGGTCCTTTCCTGAGCAAGAGTCTTGGCACAACCATCTCTCCATGGGTTGTTACCATGGAAGCTCTCATGCCATTTGTGTTGCCAAACCCTGTCCAG GATCCCAAGCCACTGCCCTACCTTCAGGATAAAGAACCCTACACTTTTGACATCAAGCTCTTTGTTGCTATTAAAG gAGAAGGAATGAGCACGCCAACTACTATATGCAGATCCAATTTCATG cACATGTACTGGACCATGAAACAGCAGCTGGCTCATCATTCCATCAACGGGTGCAACCTCAGACCTGGAGATCTCCTGGCCTCCGGCACCATCAGTGGACCC GAGCCAGAGAGCTTCGGTTCCATGCTGGAACTGTCCTGGAATGGAACAAAAGAAATCCCTCTTGGCAGTGGACAGTCTCGTAAATTCCTGCAGGATGGAGATGAAATCATTTTGACAG GTTACTGCCAGGGCAACGGCTTCCGCGTGGGATTTGGCCAGTGCTCAGGAAAAATCCTTCCAGCCCTGTCGATTCCCTGA
- the ZFAND6 gene encoding AN1-type zinc finger protein 6 isoform X1 — protein MFIEEGKMAQETNRSQVPMLCSTGCGFYGNPRTNGMCSVCYKEHLQRQNSNGRISPPAASVSSITESLPVQCTEGSAQETQSTLDSTSTPSMQPSPVSSQSLLTESVASSQPDSTPVDKTVPETEELQASVSENAEPTPEEQDKSLDKPKQKKNRCFMCRKKVGLTGFECRCGNVYCGMHRYSDVHSCSYNYKADAAEKIRKENPVVVGEKIQKI, from the exons GTTTATAGAAGAAGGGAAAATGGCTCAAGAAACGAACCGTAGCCAAGTGCCTATGCTTTGTTCCACTGGCTGTGGATTTTACGGGAATCCTCGTACAAATGGCATGTGTTCAGTGTGCTACAAAGAACATCTTCAAAGGCAGAACAGTAATGGTAGAATTAGCCCTCCTG cagcttctgtCAGTAGTATAACTGAGTCCCTACCGGTCCAGTGCACAGAAGGCAGTGCCCAGGAAACTCAGTCCACTTTAGATTCTACATCGACTCCATCTATGCAGCCAAG ccctgtgtcaaGTCAGTCACTTTTAACAGAATCTGTAGCATCATCCCAACCGGATAGTACGCCTGTGGACAAAACAGTACCTGAGACAGAAGAGTTGCAAG CTTCGGTGTCAGAGAATGCAGAGCCTACACCTGAAGAACAGGACAAGTCACTtgacaaaccaaaacagaaaaagaatcgTTGTTTCATGTGCAGGAAGAAGGTTGGACTTACTG GGTTTGAATGTCGGTGTGGAAACGTTTACTGTGGTATGCACCGTTACTCAGATGTACACAGTTGCTCTTACAATTACAAAGCTGATGCTGCTGAGAAGATCAGAAAAGAGAATCCTGTAGTTGTTGGGGAAAAGATTCAGAAGATCTGA
- the ZFAND6 gene encoding AN1-type zinc finger protein 6 isoform X3 gives MAQETNRSQVPMLCSTGCGFYGNPRTNGMCSVCYKEHLQRQNSNGRISPPAASVSSITESLPVQCTEGSAQETQSTLDSTSTPSMQPSPVSSQSLLTESVASSQPDSTPVDKTVPETEELQASVSENAEPTPEEQDKSLDKPKQKKNRCFMCRKKVGLTGFECRCGNVYCGMHRYSDVHSCSYNYKADAAEKIRKENPVVVGEKIQKI, from the exons ATGGCTCAAGAAACGAACCGTAGCCAAGTGCCTATGCTTTGTTCCACTGGCTGTGGATTTTACGGGAATCCTCGTACAAATGGCATGTGTTCAGTGTGCTACAAAGAACATCTTCAAAGGCAGAACAGTAATGGTAGAATTAGCCCTCCTG cagcttctgtCAGTAGTATAACTGAGTCCCTACCGGTCCAGTGCACAGAAGGCAGTGCCCAGGAAACTCAGTCCACTTTAGATTCTACATCGACTCCATCTATGCAGCCAAG ccctgtgtcaaGTCAGTCACTTTTAACAGAATCTGTAGCATCATCCCAACCGGATAGTACGCCTGTGGACAAAACAGTACCTGAGACAGAAGAGTTGCAAG CTTCGGTGTCAGAGAATGCAGAGCCTACACCTGAAGAACAGGACAAGTCACTtgacaaaccaaaacagaaaaagaatcgTTGTTTCATGTGCAGGAAGAAGGTTGGACTTACTG GGTTTGAATGTCGGTGTGGAAACGTTTACTGTGGTATGCACCGTTACTCAGATGTACACAGTTGCTCTTACAATTACAAAGCTGATGCTGCTGAGAAGATCAGAAAAGAGAATCCTGTAGTTGTTGGGGAAAAGATTCAGAAGATCTGA